In a single window of the Nocardioides sp. L-11A genome:
- a CDS encoding SDR family oxidoreductase, with the protein MTALPGRVLVTGAAGDVGAALVHLLARDGTAVVAADQRLDRLDEVVAAAPGPVAALPLDLTRDASIRAAAAAVSDGSGGSSSAPLSLVHCAGVTRLAPFADSDPADWDLMYRVNQRGPLLLTQLLLPALTAAPGAVVFVASDSARAGAGHEVAYAGTKAALLGAAKSLARELARHRTRVNVVSPGPLEGTMSAAATAGDPAYLDRLLRGIPLRRLGAPIEVAACIAWLLGPGAGYVTGQTISVSGGITMH; encoded by the coding sequence GTGACCGCGCTCCCCGGCCGGGTGCTGGTCACCGGCGCGGCCGGCGACGTCGGCGCGGCACTGGTGCACCTGCTGGCCCGGGACGGCACCGCGGTGGTCGCGGCCGACCAGCGGCTCGACCGGCTCGACGAGGTCGTCGCCGCGGCGCCGGGTCCGGTCGCGGCGCTGCCGCTCGACCTGACCCGGGACGCCTCGATCCGCGCGGCGGCCGCGGCGGTGTCGGACGGGTCGGGCGGGTCGAGCTCCGCTCCGCTGAGCCTGGTGCACTGCGCCGGGGTCACCCGGCTGGCGCCGTTCGCCGACTCCGACCCCGCCGACTGGGACCTGATGTACCGGGTCAACCAGCGCGGTCCCCTGCTGTTGACCCAGCTGCTGCTACCGGCCCTCACCGCGGCACCGGGCGCGGTCGTCTTCGTCGCCTCCGACTCGGCGCGGGCGGGCGCCGGCCACGAGGTGGCGTACGCCGGCACCAAAGCCGCGCTGCTGGGCGCGGCGAAGAGCCTGGCCCGGGAGCTCGCCCGCCATCGGACCCGGGTCAACGTGGTCAGCCCCGGCCCGCTCGAGGGCACCATGTCGGCTGCCGCGACCGCCGGCGACCCGGCGTACCTCGACCGCCTGCTACGCGGCATCCCGCTCCGCCGGCTCGGCGCCCCCATCGAGGTGGCGGCCTGCATCGCCTGGCTGCTCGGCCCCGGCGCCGGCTACGTCACCGGTCAGACGATCAGCGTCTCCGGCGGCATCACCATGCACTGA